TCGCCTCCGTCGCGTCGATTGAGACGAGCCGGCCGTGGGCGATGCCGGACCGCACGACGCGCGCGTGCAGCATTCGCGGTCGTTGCACGTCGTGGCCGAACCGGCCCTCGCCGCGCAGCAGCCGGCGGTCCTCCTTCCGGCCGACGCGCGCGCCGACGTACGTCGACGGCAGTGACTGCGCCCGGGTGCCGGTCGTCGTCATGGCTGGACGGGCCCGGCCTGCTGGGCCGTGGCGACCTCGTGGATCGCGTCCACGATGCCCTGGTAGCCGGTGCATCGGCAGAGGTTCGAGGCGACCACTTCCCGGATCTCGGTCTTGTCGGCCGCCGGACGACTGGCGAGGTAGGACTCCGCCAGCATCAGGAAGCCGGGTGTGCAGAAGCCGCACTGCAGCGCGTGATGCTTCGAGAACGCCTGCTGCAGCGGGGACAGCTGCTCGCCGTCGGCGAGGTCCTCCACCGTGCGCACCTGCTTGCCGTCGGCCTGGACGCCGAAGACCAGGCAGGCACGCACCGGTTCGCCGTCGAGCAGCACCGTGCACGCGCCGCAGATGCCGTGCTCGCAGCCGAGGTGCGTGCCGGTGAGGCCGAGGTCCTCGCGGAGCATGTCGGCGAGGGTGCGCCGGGACTCGACCACGAGCTCGTGCTGCGTGCCGTTGACCTCGGTGGTGATCAGATGCAGGTCTCTCATGCCGTCTCCTCGCTCGTCGAGCCGTCGCCGTGCAGGGCGGCGCGCACCTGGTGCGGGAGCACCGGTATGCAGTCGAGCTGCGCCCCGGTGCCCCGCAGGGCGTCGTTCACCGCCGACAGGACCGCGGCGGGGGCGCCGATCGTGCCGCCCTCGCCCATGCCCTTGGCGCCGAGTGGATTGCCGTCGTTGCGGGTCTCCAGGTGGTGGATGCTGATCTCCGGGATCTCGCACGCGGTCGGCACCAGGTAGTCCATGAAGGAGCCGGACAGCGGCTGGCCGTCGTCGGCGTACTCGAGGTGCTCGAGCAACGCACAGGCGATGCCCTGCGCGACGCCGCCGCGCACCTGCCCGTCGACGATCATCGGGTTCACCACGACCCCGCAGTCCTCGACGACGATGTAGTCCTCGACCTGCACATGGCCGGTTCCCTCGTCGATGCGCACGAGCGCGGCGTGCGTCGCGTTCGAGAAGCACCCGTCCGGGTCGCTCTCACCGCGCGCCTCCAGAAGGTGGTCGGGCTGGTCGGGATGCTCGTGGGCGCGGAAGTGCACGCGGGCGGCGAGCTCGCTGATCGGCACGACGACGTTGTCGATCACGGCGTTCCCGTCGCGCAGGGAGATGTCGCGCGGGTCCGCCTCCAGCACGTCGGACGCCACCCGCTTGAGGCTCTCGGCGAGGGACACCGACGCGTTGCGGATCGCCGTCCCGCCGATGACCAGGCTGCGGCTGGCGAACGTTCCCCAGCCGTAGCTGCTCAGATCGGTGTCGCCTTGGCGGATGCGCACCTCGTCCGGGGTGATGCCCAGCTGGTCGGCGACGATCTGCGCGAACGTCGTCTCGTGGCCCTGCCCGTGCCCACAGGTTCCGGTCGTCACCGTGACGTGGCCGGTGGGGTCCATGCGCACGTGCGCGACGTCGTAGCCGGGCGTCATGCCCATGCGCCGGGCTCCCATCGTCGGTGTGCCGTACGCCGAGCGCTCGGAGAAGCACGCGATGCCGATTCCGTAGCGCTCACCGGCGGCCGGTTGCGCCGCGCGGCGGCGCCATCCCGCGTCGTCGATCGCCGCTTCGCATCTCTCGAGCGACTCCAGGTAGGACCCCGGCTCGTACGTGATGAGATTCGGCCCCGTGTAGGGAAACTCGGTGATCAGGTTGCGCCGCCTGATCTCGATCGGGTCCAGCCCGAGGCGGGCGGCGGCCTTGTCCATCAGCCGCTCCATCACCAGCACGATCTGCGGCCGCGAGACGCCGCGATACGGAGCCGTAGGGCACTTGGCGGTCGTGTAGCCGCGCCCGCGGGCGGCGTACCGGCCGACGCGGTAGACACCCGGCAGCTCGGTGCAGGCCATCAGCGGCTCGACACCACAGGTGAACGGGTAGGCGGAGTACGCGCCGATGTCCGCCTCGACGTCGGCGTCGATCGCGGTCAGTCGACCGTCGGCGTCGAACCCGGCCCGGACCCGGTAGCGCTGCTCGTGCCCGGTGAACGACGCGGTGAGGCTCTCGACCCGGTCCTCGCTCCAGCGCACCGCGCGACCGAGCCTGCGCGCCGCGGCCGCGGCGACGACCTCCTCGCGGCCGACGACGCACTTCAGGCCGAAGCCGCCGCCGACGTCCGGGGCGATGACCCGGATCCCGTGCTCGGCCACGCCCAGCGCCTGCGCGATGCCGCTGCGGACCTGATGCGGTACCTGCGTCGAGAGGTGCACCACGAGTTGCCCGCTGCGGCGATCGACGTCCGCGACGACGCTGCGGCACTCCATCGGCGCGGCGTTGACGCGCGCCGACCGGAACCCTTCCTCCAGCACGAGGGCGGAGTCGGCGAGCGCCTGCTCGATGGACTCGTCCTCGAACATCTGCAGATCGACCAGCACGCCGTCCGGGGCCTCGTCGTGGAGGGGGTGCCGGCCAGCATCGTCGATCGACACCGGCGCCGGGTGCGCATCGATGTCGACCAGCACCGCGTCGGCGCCGTCCTCGGCGCAGTAGGGGTCCTCGGCGAGGACGACGGCGATCGGCTCACCGCAGTACCGCACCCGGCTCGAGGCGAGCAGCGGCATGTCGGTCGCCACGAACCCCGGGCGCTCGAGCACGGCGCGCAGCCGTGGATCTCCCAGATCCGCGGCCGTGAGCACCGCGTGGACGCCGGGCACCTCGAGGGCGGGCGCCACGTCGATCGAGAGGATCGTGCCGGCGGCGATCGCGGAACGGACGAACGCCGCGTGCAGCGCGTTCGGCGCCTGGACGTCGTCGGTGAAATGGCCGGCTCCGCGCACCAGCCGGTCGTCCTCGCGCCGCGGCACACGCTGCCCGACCCACGTCTGCGGCGCGGTGCGGGCGGTGGTGGTCATGGTCGGTCCCCGGTGCCGGTCGCCTCGGCGAACGCGCGCTCGATCATCGTGGCGGCAAGGGATCGCCGATACGACGCGTCGCCGTGCAGGTCGCTGGGTGGGTCGATGAGCTCGGCAGCGGCCCGCGCCACCGCCCGGAACGTGGCGCTCTCGGCCGGCCGGTCGGCGGCGACCGCGTCGAGCTCGGCGCTCCGGAACGGCTCCGAGGCGACGCCCCCCAGCACGACCGCAGGATTCGTGATGACGCCGTCGACGTCGTCGTAGGCCACGGCGGCCGAGCAGATCGCGAAGTCCCCCCTGCGTTGCGCGTACTCCGTCAGCGCGGCATTGCCGCGAGGTCTCGGGAACCGCACCTCGGTCACGATCTCACCCGGCTCGATGCTGGTGGTCATGAAGCCGGTGAACCAGTCCGCGGCGGCGGTCACGCGGCTCCCGTCGGGGCCGAGGGTCACGATCTCGGCGTCCAGCAGCAGCGCGATCAGGCACCACTCCGCCGACGGGTCGGAGTGCGCGATGCTGCCGCCCATGGTTCCGCGGGTCCTGATCGGGTAGTGGCCGATGTGCTTCGCGGCACGCGGCAGTACGGCGAAGCCGTCGTGCAGGGCGGCGTCCGTGCTCGTCTCGATGGTGCGGTGGCGCGTCAGTGCGCCGATGCGCAAGGCATCCCCGTCGCGCCGGATGTAGTCGAGCTCGCGCACGCCGTTCACGTCCACCAGCGCGCTCGGGCGAGCGAGCCGGAAGTTCATCATCGGAGCCAGGCTCTGCCCGCCGGCCAGCACCTTGGCATCCTCGTCGAGCTCGCCGAGCAGCTCGACCGCCTCAGCGGCGGTGAAGACTCGGTGGTACTCGAAAGCTGCTGGTTTCATGCGCGCCTCCGTACGAGGATCGGGCTGAGAATTTGGTATACCATACGCACGACTCGACCGGCAGCGAAAGGACCCAGCATGATTCGAGCGCAGGTCGACGACTGGCACGGCGCGCGCCGGTTTCGCCTGGACGATCCGCCGCGACGGAACTCGCTGGACCTCGCCACGGTGCAGGCGCTGCGTGACGAGCTGCGCGGGACGCCGGATGCGCCGTTCGTCCTGGGCAGCGCCGCCGACGGAGTGTTCTGCGCCGGCGCCGATCTGAAGGCCGACCGCAGCGAACGGGCTCGCACGAGCGACACGTTGTACGAGGTCTACGAGCTGATCATCACCCGACCCGGTCCGGTGCTGGCGGTCGTCGACGGCCTGGCGGTCGGGGGAGGGGCGCAGCTGCTCGCCGCGGCCGACGTGCGCGTCATCGGCGCGCGCGCCCGCATGCGGTGGGTCGGCGCCGGGCACGGTCTGGTCGTCGGCGCCTGGATCCTGCCGGCGCTGGTCGGCCGGTCCGTGGCGACCGAGCTCGCCCTCACGTCCCGATGGACCGCCGCCGACGGCCTGGTGGCCCGCGGACTGGCCGGCGAGATAGCGAAGGACCCGGGGGAGCAGGCCGCCGGTCTCCTCGGCCACCTGGCGACCCTGGATGCCCGCGCAGTCGCCGACTTCAAGTCGATGACCGCCGTCCCCGACCTGGTGGACCGGCTGCGCCATGAGCGACAGCGGAATGCCGACTGGGACGGGAAAGCGGCCTTTCCTCCGCGGGGGCTTGCGGAACCGCAGTGAGAGTGTGACGATCTGGTATACCAAAGTGGTATACCATCTGCCGAACGGAGCACGCTGTGGATCTCAATCTCGCCGGGCAGGTCGCCTTCATCACCGGAGCCAGCAAGGGCATCGGCTACCAGGTGGCGAAGCATCTCGCCGAAGAAGGCGTCAGCTGTGTCATCACCGGGCGCGACGACGACAACCTCCAGGCTGCTGCCCGGGAGCTGAGCAGCGCGACCGGCCAGCAGGTCATCGGCCTGGCCGGCGACATGAGCAAGAGCGAGGACGTCGAGGCGTGTGTCGCCAAGACCCTCGAGCAGCTGGGGAAGATCGACATCCTGGTCACCTGCGCCGGAAGCTCGCCCGG
The Cumulibacter manganitolerans genome window above contains:
- a CDS encoding FAD binding domain-containing protein, whose product is MKPAAFEYHRVFTAAEAVELLGELDEDAKVLAGGQSLAPMMNFRLARPSALVDVNGVRELDYIRRDGDALRIGALTRHRTIETSTDAALHDGFAVLPRAAKHIGHYPIRTRGTMGGSIAHSDPSAEWCLIALLLDAEIVTLGPDGSRVTAAADWFTGFMTTSIEPGEIVTEVRFPRPRGNAALTEYAQRRGDFAICSAAVAYDDVDGVITNPAVVLGGVASEPFRSAELDAVAADRPAESATFRAVARAAAELIDPPSDLHGDASYRRSLAATMIERAFAEATGTGDRP
- a CDS encoding xanthine dehydrogenase family protein molybdopterin-binding subunit is translated as MTTTARTAPQTWVGQRVPRREDDRLVRGAGHFTDDVQAPNALHAAFVRSAIAAGTILSIDVAPALEVPGVHAVLTAADLGDPRLRAVLERPGFVATDMPLLASSRVRYCGEPIAVVLAEDPYCAEDGADAVLVDIDAHPAPVSIDDAGRHPLHDEAPDGVLVDLQMFEDESIEQALADSALVLEEGFRSARVNAAPMECRSVVADVDRRSGQLVVHLSTQVPHQVRSGIAQALGVAEHGIRVIAPDVGGGFGLKCVVGREEVVAAAAARRLGRAVRWSEDRVESLTASFTGHEQRYRVRAGFDADGRLTAIDADVEADIGAYSAYPFTCGVEPLMACTELPGVYRVGRYAARGRGYTTAKCPTAPYRGVSRPQIVLVMERLMDKAAARLGLDPIEIRRRNLITEFPYTGPNLITYEPGSYLESLERCEAAIDDAGWRRRAAQPAAGERYGIGIACFSERSAYGTPTMGARRMGMTPGYDVAHVRMDPTGHVTVTTGTCGHGQGHETTFAQIVADQLGITPDEVRIRQGDTDLSSYGWGTFASRSLVIGGTAIRNASVSLAESLKRVASDVLEADPRDISLRDGNAVIDNVVVPISELAARVHFRAHEHPDQPDHLLEARGESDPDGCFSNATHAALVRIDEGTGHVQVEDYIVVEDCGVVVNPMIVDGQVRGGVAQGIACALLEHLEYADDGQPLSGSFMDYLVPTACEIPEISIHHLETRNDGNPLGAKGMGEGGTIGAPAAVLSAVNDALRGTGAQLDCIPVLPHQVRAALHGDGSTSEETA
- a CDS encoding enoyl-CoA hydratase/isomerase family protein, coding for MIRAQVDDWHGARRFRLDDPPRRNSLDLATVQALRDELRGTPDAPFVLGSAADGVFCAGADLKADRSERARTSDTLYEVYELIITRPGPVLAVVDGLAVGGGAQLLAAADVRVIGARARMRWVGAGHGLVVGAWILPALVGRSVATELALTSRWTAADGLVARGLAGEIAKDPGEQAAGLLGHLATLDARAVADFKSMTAVPDLVDRLRHERQRNADWDGKAAFPPRGLAEPQ
- a CDS encoding (2Fe-2S)-binding protein — protein: MRDLHLITTEVNGTQHELVVESRRTLADMLREDLGLTGTHLGCEHGICGACTVLLDGEPVRACLVFGVQADGKQVRTVEDLADGEQLSPLQQAFSKHHALQCGFCTPGFLMLAESYLASRPAADKTEIREVVASNLCRCTGYQGIVDAIHEVATAQQAGPVQP